The following are encoded together in the Strongyloides ratti genome assembly S_ratti_ED321, chromosome : 2 genome:
- a CDS encoding LD24721p encodes MKEIKICSNKDDLIAQLPNFITKKEVVEGDSENYQEITSTSEDFQKIFDFFKEERCDKIGKSLASAERCRIIRRYITKFDVDLKISSDDKYLKASNDVDEKFHKKYQKNIDDLEDYCKNYYKLRLMHELLLDKYMPKFERKIIVDEKKDNNIKSHICLAPYYCKELDDKHCYYEYISPDFNFKEIVNHINQTFLHDIIYDLSNQKEIIDEDSGIVCNLKNKDNLKNKMNMFYNNYLDLNLEFEILFEDNKIDFGLKFTSNDSFTNDNDKYWEKDEKKLYKTISDEDLKTNIQNVLNSYYKDLITTDENDYKIKVDSDDDWISDNESEEEIVEKNDEKNIQVETNIADKNEGNDKISEPQQSHIINIEPIKIEKTLQGFHTQIIKSEYLMAHTISRQVTEEYFEKIDKQFFAPYKFELDLFQKQACVSIANNENVFVSAHTSAGKTLIAEFACRFHTHACQKVFYTSPIKALSNQKYNDFRGIFNDVGLVTGDTQINKEAEIIIVTTEILQSMLYNDSQMLNDLACVIFDEVHYINNAQRGHVWEEVLIMLPKEVKVVMLSATVPNYIEFSDWVGRVLNDKVVCITTLYRPVQLKHQIYVEAYNKQEKNFITIMVGDSKNINYSGYAKMNQELNEKDNCNKGNNSTKKGAPIKVQYQNKGKQAANRVISNLYQASGPNSLGSYDGTHRNLYSTLVRHLHFPTNGEKKTPMVIFVFSRKQCDNYVAMLHNVDLTTSEEKFHISTIFKNAKSFLDEKSLDLPQINFVEESCQRGIAMHHSGMLPFLKEIVEIAFSRGYVKVLFATETFAMGINMPTKTVVFDDIKKFDNSNKRLLTPTEYTQMAGRAGRRGLDKAGHVIILAKNRKLPDIEDLRKIMTGKSVTLSSKFKITNEMVLNVFQRECRSIRDFITNSFAESDTLRFVENIEEQVKELNRMLEEIKNDRCILCDKDENYSTHSLVQTFATLIKARQDYNRLVLEVSPLQQLGVGRVIVVDIPEYQLSHVLAIVVGRSTDDVNLIVVAHEDEGYDRKKEFNIGNIRLEKDNLFLHTLLMFAYYNGAEYVDDKYSILKKNELRYMNNVPIKNIVTLLKLQFKANDVREMIDLIHLKSKNKNNSNYRNIDNAKLKLQQVSEKLTKINFDPNLILKPVSLKNTDYSYFLDIITDCKYELTNKKYPCFECNDGWKHYQNAVKEYFIMDRLSMINNKMNVETLEVYEEYINKVKALKKLEFLENASRHEEDNESNTIISFKGRSACRMGSFQVLITEIIYRGLIKNKSPEYIAAMIAIIASEGDREFNENKECDENLERAPIEELEEIQSVFKMVHDHINEAFVYYQTPNNDLIETYSPSMMEVAYLWMKGVSLSDIMKIHTIPEGNIVRNLRKIWDLFNGMKKVLEHMGSRDEAAKLDDMSKKMAREIMSESNNTNVKSESAEDKFTFTEDEKKLTIAFLQFVRNKVSDIQNLHSGTLQLADELTQSLESLFQIKDIDFAFEPSTPLLNSFIEGERSFKERLASRSSEEVASEAESLKEKGNNELQQTNFDKALEYYNEAIKLNPKPVYFCNRAAAYCRIGRHDRAIHDCRVAIGLDPNYGKAYGRLGLALSCNHLYAPAIEAYKKAIELEPEVQSYKSNLEMAEANLKKMNDKNSGQGGRGGGLSNMDDIMSSINRMVGENGMPDLSMAANFFQNPQFTEMANRFLSDPEAINMANNMWGPLLRGEAGAGAAGAGAGPGGNSFMDMVNNFRDYMQNANPDVFENLRNMGANQQGGQNNGSNNDEAGGNGQN; translated from the exons atgaaagaaataaaaatttgttcaAATAAAGATGATCTAATTGCACAGTTGccaaattttataacaaagaAAGAAGTGGTTGAAGGTGATAGTGAAAATTATCAAGAAATCACTTCTACATCTGAAGATTTTcagaaaatttttgatttttttaaagaagaaAGATGTGATAAAATTGGTAAAAGTTTAGCAAGTGCTGAGAGATGTCGTATTATTCGTAGATACATAACAAAATTTGATGTTGATTTGAAAATATCTTCTGATGATAAATACTTAAAAGCTTCAAATGATGTTGATGAAAAATTTCATaagaaatatcaaaaaaatatagatgaTTTAGAagattattgtaaaaattattacaaattacGTTTAATGCATGAATTATTGTTAGATAAATATATGCCAAAAtttgaaagaaaaattattgttgatgaaaaaaaagataacaaTATCAAGAGTCATATATGTTTAGCTCCATATTATTGTAAAGAATTAGATGATAAACATTGTTATTACGAGTATATTTCTCCTGATTTTAATTt taaagAAATCGTTAATCATATTAATCAAACTTTTTTAcatgatattatatatgatttgtctaatcaaaaagaaattattgaTGAAGACAGTGGAATtgtttgtaatttaaaaaataaagataatttaaaaaataagatgaatatgttttataataattatttggaTTTGAATTTGgaatttgaaattttatttgaagacaataaaatagattttggtttaaaatttacttcAAATGATTCTTTTAcaaatgataatgataaatattgggaaaaagatgaaaaaaaattatataaaactatATCTGATGAAGACTTAAAGACAAACATCCAGAATGTACTTAATAGTTATTATAAAGATTTAATAACAACAGATGAAAATgactataaaataaaagttgatTCAGATGATGATTGGATTAGTGATAATGAATCTGAAGAAGAAATTGTGGAGAAAAacgatgaaaaaaatattcaagtAGAAACAAATATAGCTGATAAAAACGAaggaaatgataaaatatcaGAACCACAACAATctcatattattaatattgaaccaataaaaatagaaaaaacaTTACAAGGATTTCATACacaaataattaaatcaGAATATTTAATGGCTCATACTATATCACGTCAAGTAACAGaagaatattttgaaaaaattgataaacaattttttgcCCCTTACAAATTTGAATTAGATTTATTCCAAAAACAAGCATGTGTAAGTATAgcaaataatgaaaatgtaTTTGTTTCTGCTCATACATCAGCAGGTAAAACATTAATAGCTGAATTTGCCTGTCGTTTTCATACACATGCTTgtcaaaaagttttttatacCTCTCCTATTAAAGCATTGTCAAATCAGAAGTACAATGATTTTAGGggaatttttaatgatgtaGGTCTTGTTACTGGAGATacacaaataaataaagaagcAGAAATTATAATTGTTACTACAGAAATTTTACAATCCATGTTATATAATGATTCACAAATGTTAAATGATTTAGCATGTGTAATCTTTGATGAAGTTCACTATATTAATAATGCTCAACGTGGGCATGTCTGGGAAGAAGTACTTATTATGTTACCAAAAGAAGTTAAAGTAGTAATGCTTTCTGCTACTGTACCAAATTATATAGAATTTTCTGATTGGGTTGGAAGagttttaaatgataaagttGTCTGTATAACAACATTATATAGACCTGTTCAATTGAAGCATCAAATTTATGTTGAAGCATATAATaaacaagaaaaaaattttattactattatggTTGGtgatagtaaaaatattaattatagtGGATATGCTAAAATGAATCaagaattaaatgaaaaagacAATTGTAACAAAGGAAATAATTCTACAAAAAAAGGGGCTCCAATAAAAGTtcaatatcaaaataaaggTAAACAAGCAGCTAACCGTGTTATTAGTAATTTATATCAAGCCAGTGGACCAAATAGTTTAGGTTCATATGATGGTACACATAGAAATTTGTATTCTACTTTAGTAAGACATTTACATTTTCCAACAAATGGAGAGAAAAAAACTCCTATggtaatttttgtattttcaaGAAAACAATGTGATAATTATGTTGCAATGCTTCATAATGTAGATTTAACAACAAGTGAAGAAAAGTTTCATATTagtacaatatttaaaaatgctaAATCATTTTTGGATGAAAAAAGTTTAGATTTACcacaaattaattttgttgaGGAGTCTTGTCAACGTGGTATAGCTATGCATCACTCTGGAATGTtaccatttttaaaagaaattgtaGAAATTGCATTTTCTAGAGGTTATGTTAAAGTACTATTTGCAACAGAAACATTTGCCATGGGTATAAATATGCCTACAAAAACAGTTGTCTttgatgatattaaaaaatttgataactCAAATAAAAGACTTCTAACACCAACAGAATATACACAGATGGCAGGGAGAGCTGGACGACGAGGTCTAGATAAAGCTGGTCATGTAATAATACTAgcaaaaaatagaaaattacCAGACATTGAagatttaagaaaaataatgacTGGAAAATCAGTAACTTTAtcatcaaaatttaaaattacaaatgaAATGGTTTTGAATGTATTTCAAAGAGAGTGCCGTTCTATAAGAGATTTTATAACTAATTCTTTTGCTGAAAGTGATACATTAAGATTTGTTGAAAATATTGAAGAACAAgttaaagaattaaatagaatgttagaagaaattaaaaatgatagatGTATTCTTTGTGACAAAGATGAAAATTATTCAACACATTCTCTTGTACAAACATTTGCTACATTGATTAAAGCTAGACAAGATTATAATAGATTAGTTCTTGAAGTTTCACCTTTACAACAATTAGGAGTAGGAAGAGTTATTGTTGTAGATATTCCTGAATATCAATTAAGTCATGTTTTAGCTATTGTTGTAGGAAGAAGTACTGATGATGTAAATCTTATTGTTGTTGCCCATGAAGATGAAGGatatgatagaaaaaaagaatttaatattGGAAATATTCGTTTAGAAAAAGATAATCTCTTTTTGCATACATTATTAATGTTTGCCTATTATAATGGTGCTGAATATGTAGATGATAAATATTCTATACTTAAAAAGAACGAATTACGATACATGAATAATGTaccaattaaaaatattgttactttactaaaattacaatttaaaGCAAATGATGTTAGGGAGATGATTGATTTAATTCACttaaaatctaaaaataaaaataactccAATTATAGAAATATTGACAATGCCAAATTAAAACTTCAACAAGTATCtgaaaaattaacaaaaataaattttgatcCTAATTTAATTCTAAAACCTGtctctttaaaaaatactgattattcatattttctAGATATTATAACTGATTGTAAATATGAATTAACTAACAAAAAATATCCATGCTTTGAATGTAATGATGGATGGAAACATTATCAAAATGCTGTAAAAGAATATTTCATCATGGATCGACTTtcaatgataaataataaaatgaatgtTGAAACATTAGAAGTTTATGAAGAGTATATTAATAAGGTAaaagcattaaaaaaattagaatttCTTGAGAATGCCTCACGTCATGAAGAAGATAATGAAAGTAATActataatatcttttaaaggGCGTTCTGCCTGTCGAATGGGATCTTTCCAAGTATTAATAACAGAAATAATATACAGAGGattaataaagaataaatcACCCGAATACATTGCTGCAATGATTGCAATTATAGCTTCAGAAGGAGACAGagaatttaatgaaaataaagaatGTGATGAGAATCTAGAAAGAGCTCCAATCGAAGAGTTAGAAGAAATACAAAGTGTTTTTAAAATGGTACATGATCATATAAATGAGGCTTTTGTTTACTATCAAACACCTAATAATGATCTTATTGAAACATACTCTCCAAGTATGATGGAAGTTGCCTATTTATGGATGAAAGGTGTGTCTTTGTCAGATATTATGAAAATTCATACAATTCCAGAAGGAAATATTGTTAGAAATCTCAGAAAAATTTGGGATCTATTTAATGGTATGAAGAAAGTGTTAGAGCATATGGGATCAAGAGATGAAGCAGCGAAACTAGATGACATGAGTAAGAAAATGGCTCGAG aAATCATGTCTGAAAGCAATAATACTAATGTCAAAAGTGAAAGTGCCGAAGATAAATTCACTTTTACTGAAGATGAAAAGAAATTAACTATTGCTTTTCTCCAATTTGTTCGTAATAAGGTTTCAGATATTCAAAACTTGCACAGTGGTACTCTTCAATTAGCTGATGAATTAACTCAATCTCTTGAATctctttttcaaataaagGATATTGATTTTGCTTTTGAACCATCGACACCtttattaaattcatttattGAAGGTGAACGTAGTTTTAAAGAAAGATTAGCTTCAAGAAGTTCTGAAGAAGTTGCTAGTGAAGCAGAATCTTTAAAAGAGAAAGGAAATAATGAACTCCAACAAACCAACTTCGATAAAGCATTGGAATATTATAATGAGGCTATTAAACTTAACCCAAAACCAGTGTACTTTTGTAATAGAGCTGCAGCATATTGTAGAATTGGAAGACACGATAGAGCTATACATGATTGTCGTGTTGCTATTGGTTTAGATCCAAATTATGGAAAGGCTTACGGTAGATTAGGTTTAGCTTTGTCCTGTAATCATCTTTATGCTCCGGCTATTGAAGCATATAAAAAAGCAATTGAATTGGAACCAGAAGTTCAATCATATAAATCTAATTTAGAAATGGCTGAAgctaatttgaaaaaaatgaatgataaaaattccGGTCAAGGAGGAAGAGGTGGTGGACTTTCAAATATGGATGATATTATGAGCTCAATTAATCGTATGGTTGGTGAGAATGGCATGCCAGATTTATCTATGGCAGCAAATTTCTTTCAAAATCCACAATTTACAGAAATGGCCAACAGGTTTCTTTCAGATCCAGAAGCAATCAATATGGCTAATAATATGTGGGGACCACTTTTAAGAGGTGAAGCAGGTGCTGGTGCAGCTGGAGCTGGAGCTGGACCAGGTGGTAATTCGTTTATGGATATGGTAAACAACTTCAGAGATTACATGCAGAACGCCAATCCAGATGTCTTTGAGAATTTGAGAAATATGGGAGCAAATCAACAAGGAGGACAGAATAACGGAAGTAATAATGATGAAGCTGGTGGAAATGGACAAAATTAA